In Candidatus Binataceae bacterium, the following proteins share a genomic window:
- a CDS encoding NAD-dependent epimerase/dehydratase family protein, which translates to MATKERIVLVTGGAGFIGSHLTDALIAKGMRTRVLDNFATGRRAVLNPRAELVEADICDPERIKPAFAGVDCVFHTAALARVPLSIVKPRETHLTNALGTLNVLMAAHAAGVRRVVYSGSSSVYGDQTELPLREEMTPNPLNPYALQKLVGEQYTRLFHQLFGLQTLTLRYFNVFGPRMTIEGAYVTVISTFLRAQRAGQPLTIHGDGEQTRDFTHVHDVVRANLLAMDCFIADGRALNIGQGRNLSVNRIAALFGGATVRGPARAGDARHTLADYSAAARVLGWQPQIGTEDGVAELIAEAAWPPITTAPDRLVADASPQPS; encoded by the coding sequence ATGGCGACGAAAGAGCGGATAGTGCTGGTGACTGGCGGCGCAGGGTTTATCGGGTCCCATCTGACCGACGCCCTGATCGCAAAGGGGATGCGGACGCGGGTGCTGGACAATTTCGCGACCGGCCGCCGCGCCGTACTCAATCCGCGGGCTGAACTGGTCGAGGCGGATATCTGCGACCCAGAGCGGATCAAGCCGGCCTTCGCCGGCGTCGACTGTGTCTTTCATACCGCAGCGCTGGCGCGGGTGCCGCTCTCGATCGTCAAGCCGCGCGAGACTCACCTGACCAATGCGCTCGGCACGCTAAACGTCCTGATGGCGGCGCATGCCGCTGGGGTGCGGCGCGTCGTCTACTCCGGGTCGTCCTCGGTCTACGGCGACCAGACCGAACTGCCCCTACGCGAAGAAATGACGCCGAACCCGCTCAATCCATACGCCCTGCAGAAGCTCGTGGGCGAGCAGTACACCCGCCTGTTCCATCAATTGTTCGGGTTGCAAACGCTGACCCTGCGCTACTTCAATGTGTTTGGGCCGCGGATGACCATCGAGGGCGCGTACGTCACCGTGATTAGCACGTTCCTGCGCGCGCAACGTGCGGGCCAGCCGCTGACGATTCATGGCGATGGCGAGCAGACCCGCGACTTCACCCATGTCCACGATGTCGTGCGGGCCAATCTGCTCGCGATGGACTGCTTCATCGCCGACGGCCGGGCGCTGAATATCGGACAGGGCCGCAATCTGAGCGTGAATCGTATTGCGGCTTTGTTCGGCGGTGCGACGGTGCGTGGTCCGGCGCGGGCCGGTGACGCGCGCCATACGCTGGCCGATTACAGCGCCGCGGCCCGGGTGCTCGGCTGGCAGCCGCAAATCGGGACCGAGGATGGGGTGGCCGAACTGATCGCGGAAGCCGCATGGCCGCCAATTACTACTGCGCCCGACCGATTGGTCGCAGACGCTTCACCGCAACCCTCGTGA
- a CDS encoding flagellin: protein MALSLITNIGSLIASNGLTQNQNGLNQSIAQLSSGKRIVSSANDPAGLAIASQTAGTLSGLTQASANDANAQSFLQTADGALANINNVLTTLQQVATEAADGSFSSSQLADLQTQYASLYSQIDSIAQSAQFNGIALLSGGSKTFQVGSANTGAQQQSVALPTISAASLLSSTTPVSGTALVAGTNVSIAAPVGVAAHVALGGTAASSSGLANQAAATATNDKLSSNAPSSLTLTVVSINNGAATSGALGTDNITFQVADSTGGGGQVTLYGAAAQLAITNVDNLGFDLKVGNAADTFKVGDQISLNFGTAGGVSNVSTQAAAQTAIGAVQTAIQTVATDRASIGASLGQLATTATNLSTYSQNLTQALSTIQDANVAQTFAQFTKESVLQQAGVQVLRQADAAPQQLLALFQ from the coding sequence ATGGCGCTTAGTCTAATCACCAACATCGGCTCGCTGATCGCGTCGAACGGATTGACGCAGAATCAGAACGGGCTCAACCAGTCGATCGCGCAGCTTTCGAGCGGCAAGCGCATCGTCAGTTCGGCAAACGACCCTGCAGGTCTCGCCATCGCGAGCCAGACCGCCGGCACGCTGTCGGGGCTCACCCAGGCCTCGGCGAATGACGCCAACGCACAAAGCTTCCTGCAGACCGCCGATGGCGCATTGGCCAATATCAACAACGTCCTGACGACGCTGCAGCAGGTCGCGACCGAAGCCGCTGACGGTTCTTTCAGCTCCTCACAGTTGGCCGACCTGCAGACCCAGTACGCCAGCCTCTATTCGCAGATCGACTCGATCGCGCAGAGCGCGCAATTCAACGGCATCGCCCTGCTCAGCGGCGGCAGCAAGACTTTCCAGGTGGGGTCGGCGAACACCGGCGCCCAGCAGCAGAGCGTCGCCTTGCCCACCATCTCAGCAGCCAGCCTCCTTAGTTCGACCACGCCAGTCTCCGGCACGGCTCTGGTGGCAGGCACCAACGTCAGCATCGCCGCGCCGGTCGGCGTCGCGGCGCATGTCGCGCTGGGCGGTACGGCAGCTTCTTCGAGCGGTTTGGCGAATCAAGCTGCGGCAACAGCCACCAATGACAAATTAAGTTCGAATGCACCGAGCAGCCTCACCCTGACGGTCGTTTCGATCAACAACGGTGCAGCCACCAGCGGCGCGCTAGGCACTGACAACATCACCTTCCAGGTGGCGGACTCAACCGGCGGCGGCGGCCAAGTCACGCTCTATGGCGCAGCCGCGCAGCTCGCCATCACCAACGTCGATAACCTGGGCTTCGATCTCAAGGTCGGCAACGCTGCCGATACCTTCAAGGTCGGCGACCAGATTTCGCTCAACTTCGGCACCGCCGGCGGCGTCTCTAACGTCTCGACCCAGGCCGCCGCGCAGACCGCGATCGGCGCCGTCCAGACCGCCATCCAGACCGTCGCGACCGACCGCGCCAGTATCGGCGCCAGTCTCGGCCAGCTCGCCACCACGGCGACCAATCTGAGCACCTATAGCCAGAACTTAACCCAAGCACTGTCGACGATTCAGGACGCCAACGTCGCGCAGACCTTTGCCCAGTTCACCAAGGAATCAGTGTTGCAGCAGGCGGGCGTCCAGGTGTTACGGCAGGCCGACGCGGCGCCCCAGCAGTTGCTGGCGCTCTTTCAGTAA
- the fliD gene encoding flagellar filament capping protein FliD has protein sequence MAGAPPITFGNFTGINFNQIIQTEVAAASVPITNLNNQIGAENTQISSLGAISANVSLLQSAVANLNTDATTPQQAVNVQAGAPFTASSTGSPASGVYNVTVSALATSQISASQGFASSASTLGTGTVTLTVGGVAHQITVDTTNNTLSGLAGAINTANLGVTAQVVNTGLPGAPYRLELSSNSTGAANAFSVSSSLSGGASPDFSANEIGPVSLDSVTGTAAPTISGTYSGKLSQGYRFTVTSGGTVGSTPLTISYVSDSGETGTIDVSANYATGSPLAVVDGVTLSLNAGILNTGDQFSVAAFAPAIASAANAQVQAGNQIVSSASNSVTNAIPGVTLNLSSTGGPTTVTVSQNVNSLTADVNTFVNAYNGLLTGTNSFVQAVPGQPAPALASNGGLETLLSSLGSSLGTVNLSTLGITIDSKSGQLIFNSTTFATNVASNPTGVNSALSAINTALSPTITSTLAPSTGLIASDTTTIQNEITQQNAQITSLQTQVTNEQNALTTQYALLQAQIAQYQSVELYLNTQSSSGSSSNSSTSSSPIGSNLTVNG, from the coding sequence ATGGCAGGAGCACCGCCGATCACTTTCGGCAATTTCACCGGCATCAATTTCAACCAGATCATCCAGACGGAGGTCGCGGCCGCCTCGGTCCCGATCACCAACCTCAACAATCAAATCGGCGCCGAGAACACCCAGATCAGCTCGCTCGGCGCGATCAGCGCCAACGTCAGCTTGCTGCAAAGCGCCGTCGCCAACCTCAATACCGACGCGACCACGCCCCAGCAGGCGGTCAACGTCCAGGCCGGCGCGCCCTTCACCGCCTCCAGCACCGGCAGTCCCGCCAGCGGCGTCTACAACGTGACGGTCAGCGCGCTGGCGACCTCGCAAATCAGCGCCTCGCAGGGTTTTGCCAGCTCCGCCAGCACCTTGGGGACAGGTACGGTAACCTTGACGGTCGGTGGCGTCGCTCATCAGATCACCGTCGACACCACCAACAACACGCTCTCGGGCCTCGCCGGCGCGATCAACACCGCCAACTTGGGCGTCACCGCCCAGGTCGTGAATACCGGATTGCCGGGCGCGCCCTATCGCCTCGAACTCTCCTCGAACTCGACCGGCGCCGCCAACGCCTTCAGCGTCAGCTCGAGTCTGAGCGGCGGCGCGTCGCCCGATTTCAGTGCCAACGAAATCGGCCCGGTCTCCCTAGATTCGGTCACGGGCACCGCCGCCCCGACGATCAGCGGGACTTATAGCGGCAAGCTCTCGCAGGGTTATCGCTTCACCGTAACGAGCGGCGGGACGGTGGGCTCGACGCCGTTGACGATCTCTTACGTCAGCGATTCCGGTGAAACCGGCACCATCGACGTCTCGGCCAATTACGCAACCGGCAGTCCCCTCGCCGTGGTTGACGGCGTGACGCTCTCGCTCAACGCCGGCATCCTTAATACCGGCGACCAGTTCTCGGTGGCCGCCTTCGCGCCGGCGATCGCGAGCGCAGCGAACGCGCAGGTCCAGGCCGGTAATCAGATCGTCAGTTCCGCCAGCAACAGCGTCACCAACGCGATCCCGGGGGTGACGCTCAATCTTTCGAGCACCGGCGGCCCGACCACCGTCACGGTCAGCCAGAACGTCAACAGCCTGACTGCCGACGTCAACACTTTCGTCAACGCCTACAATGGATTACTTACCGGTACCAACAGCTTCGTCCAGGCGGTCCCCGGCCAGCCAGCCCCGGCGCTTGCCAGCAACGGCGGCCTCGAAACCTTGCTGTCAAGCCTGGGCTCCAGCCTCGGTACGGTTAATTTGTCAACCCTCGGCATCACGATCGATTCCAAGTCCGGTCAACTGATATTCAACAGCACAACCTTCGCCACCAACGTTGCTTCCAACCCGACCGGCGTTAACAGCGCGCTGAGCGCGATCAATACCGCACTCAGTCCGACCATCACTTCCACGCTGGCGCCCAGCACCGGACTCATCGCGTCGGATACCACTACCATCCAGAATGAGATCACCCAGCAGAACGCCCAAATCACCAGCCTTCAGACCCAGGTGACCAACGAGCAGAATGCGCTCACGACCCAGTATGCCCTGCTGCAGGCGCAAATCGCCCAATACCAGAGCGTCGAGCTCTACCTGAACACGCAGAGTTCATCCGGCAGCTCGTCGAACTCCAGCACCTCGAGCTCGCCCATCGGCTCGAATCTTACGGTCAACGGCTAA
- a CDS encoding D-2-hydroxyacid dehydrogenase: MRILSTVGLEPEELRELERVSGGAEIIDRRCRSQAEMIEAAANGCDVLFSFRAPDELIRKSPALKWIQFLSAGADHVMKGELRARTEVAITNASGIHSTPISEYTIASMLAWSHGFHVTMRAQMRREWLRNWAFMDSVDSLRGKTLGVIGYGSIGRETARLGHAFGMTILALKRNPDQRADTGWSPPGIGDPEGKLPARWFGPADCSAIVRESDFITVTLPATPATRGFIGAAQISAMRPHAYLVNIGRGEVIDQDALIAALREKRLGGAGLDVFEREPLEAESALWDLDNTILTPHMSGAFKGYNSACCQLFAENLGRFVAGQPLLNQVDRKLGY; the protein is encoded by the coding sequence ATGAGAATTCTTTCGACGGTGGGGCTGGAGCCCGAAGAGCTGCGTGAACTCGAACGCGTCAGCGGCGGCGCCGAGATCATCGACCGGCGATGCCGCTCGCAGGCCGAGATGATCGAAGCCGCGGCGAACGGCTGCGACGTGCTTTTCAGCTTTCGCGCGCCTGACGAGTTGATCCGCAAATCACCGGCCCTCAAGTGGATTCAATTTCTTTCGGCCGGCGCCGACCATGTGATGAAGGGCGAGCTGCGCGCGCGCACCGAAGTCGCGATCACCAACGCCAGCGGCATTCACTCGACGCCCATCTCCGAGTACACGATCGCCTCGATGCTCGCCTGGTCGCACGGTTTTCACGTCACGATGCGCGCGCAGATGCGCCGCGAGTGGCTGCGCAACTGGGCCTTCATGGACTCGGTTGATTCGCTGCGCGGCAAGACCTTGGGCGTGATCGGCTACGGCTCGATTGGCCGCGAAACCGCGCGCCTCGGCCACGCCTTCGGCATGACGATCCTCGCGCTTAAGCGCAATCCCGATCAGCGCGCCGACACCGGCTGGAGCCCTCCGGGCATCGGCGATCCGGAAGGCAAGCTGCCCGCGCGATGGTTCGGACCCGCCGACTGTTCAGCGATCGTGCGCGAGAGCGACTTCATCACGGTCACGCTGCCGGCAACCCCGGCCACCCGCGGCTTTATCGGTGCCGCGCAGATCTCCGCGATGCGCCCGCACGCCTACCTGGTCAATATCGGACGCGGCGAGGTCATCGATCAGGACGCGCTCATCGCGGCCTTGCGCGAAAAACGCCTCGGCGGCGCCGGCCTCGACGTTTTCGAGCGCGAACCGCTCGAAGCCGAGAGCGCGTTGTGGGATCTCGACAACACGATTCTAACGCCCCACATGTCGGGCGCGTTCAAGGGCTACAACTCGGCCTGTTGCCAGCTATTCGCGGAGAATCTCGGCCGCTTCGTCGCGGGCCAGCCCCTGCTCAATCAGGTCGACCGCAAACTCGGCTACTAG
- a CDS encoding response regulator: protein MVDDQEETLISTELLLHREGHQVALAASGREALAVHRQAPADLLLIDYFMPQMTGEELIRQIRTFDPDVQIILQTGYAGERPPREMLKRLAIQGYHDKSEGPDHLLLWVDVALKAAAQLRRIRQDARALLDSRSELRRLSDRLLHLQDEVCEGISRELHDHLGQLLTALALDLDWVAPRLTAQPASCSERLREAAGLVREAIAETRELCATLRPGNLGAGGLVSALETYANEFATRASLELEFTSALTEDPAATTELARQVYRIVQEALSNIARHAGATAVRIAITRAGEGFTLTAVDNGRGFDPAAITDPHAVGLIGMRERALMIGARLVIESAPGKGARIALEVPRSG, encoded by the coding sequence GTGGTCGACGATCAGGAGGAAACCCTGATCTCAACTGAGTTGCTGCTCCATCGCGAAGGCCATCAGGTGGCGCTCGCCGCCAGTGGGCGCGAAGCCCTCGCCGTGCATCGGCAGGCCCCCGCCGATTTGTTGCTGATCGATTACTTCATGCCGCAGATGACCGGCGAGGAATTAATTCGCCAGATTCGCACCTTCGATCCAGATGTGCAGATCATTCTGCAGACCGGCTACGCGGGCGAACGTCCGCCGCGCGAAATGCTCAAGCGGCTGGCTATCCAGGGCTATCACGACAAATCCGAGGGTCCCGACCATCTGCTCCTCTGGGTCGACGTCGCACTCAAAGCGGCGGCGCAGCTCCGGCGGATTCGCCAGGATGCCCGGGCACTGCTGGATTCGCGTTCGGAACTGCGGCGCCTCTCGGACCGGCTGCTGCATTTGCAGGACGAGGTCTGCGAGGGCATCAGCCGCGAGCTGCACGATCATCTCGGACAGCTCCTCACGGCGCTGGCGCTGGATCTCGACTGGGTGGCGCCCCGGCTCACCGCCCAGCCCGCTTCGTGCAGCGAGCGTCTGCGCGAAGCGGCGGGGCTGGTGCGCGAGGCGATCGCGGAGACTCGCGAGCTCTGCGCGACGCTGCGGCCGGGCAATCTGGGGGCGGGCGGATTGGTTTCCGCGCTGGAGACCTATGCCAATGAGTTCGCCACGCGGGCGAGCCTGGAGCTTGAGTTTACCAGCGCGTTGACCGAAGACCCCGCCGCTACCACCGAGTTGGCGCGCCAGGTGTATCGGATTGTGCAGGAGGCGCTTAGCAATATCGCGCGTCACGCCGGCGCGACCGCGGTGCGGATCGCGATCACGCGCGCGGGGGAGGGGTTCACGCTGACGGCTGTAGACAACGGGCGGGGCTTCGATCCGGCGGCGATCACCGATCCCCACGCGGTCGGACTGATCGGGATGCGCGAACGGGCCTTGATGATCGGTGCGCGCCTGGTGATCGAGTCCGCACCGGGCAAGGGCGCGCGGATCGCGCTCGAAGTCCCGCGCAGCGGCTGA
- a CDS encoding response regulator transcription factor yields MAFKILLADDHPIVREGVRRLFADSRELRVVGEARDSHEALRLARKLRPDVALIDLSMPGLDGIELTRELLIEQPELKVIVLTMHANEEYAVRALQAGARGFIGKGIAGEELTAAVLKIAGGGTYLPPALLENLPRRLAASGKGVGAGSLADLSDRELQVLKLLAEGRTGREIGETLHLSVKTVDTYRARLLAKLGLKTTADLIRFALRSKLIDDAW; encoded by the coding sequence ATGGCTTTTAAAATTCTGCTGGCCGACGATCATCCGATCGTGCGCGAAGGCGTGCGGCGGCTGTTCGCGGACTCGCGCGAGTTACGTGTGGTGGGAGAAGCGCGGGATAGCCATGAGGCCCTGCGGCTGGCGCGCAAACTGCGCCCCGACGTCGCGCTGATTGATTTGTCGATGCCCGGCCTGGACGGTATCGAGCTTACGCGCGAGTTGCTGATTGAGCAGCCCGAGCTTAAGGTCATCGTGTTGACGATGCATGCGAATGAAGAATACGCGGTGCGTGCCCTGCAGGCTGGCGCCCGCGGTTTTATCGGCAAAGGGATCGCTGGAGAGGAGCTGACCGCCGCCGTGCTCAAAATTGCCGGTGGCGGCACCTACCTGCCGCCGGCGCTGCTCGAGAATCTGCCCCGGCGGCTGGCGGCAAGCGGCAAGGGGGTTGGTGCGGGATCGCTGGCTGACCTGTCCGATCGCGAATTGCAGGTGCTGAAGCTCCTGGCGGAGGGCCGTACCGGCCGCGAAATCGGCGAAACCCTCCACCTCAGCGTCAAGACCGTCGATACCTATCGGGCGCGCCTGCTCGCCAAGCTCGGGCTCAAGACCACGGCCGATCTGATCCGCTTTGCCCTGCGCAGCAAGCTGATCGATGACGCCTGGTGA
- a CDS encoding flagellar protein FliS has product MRNATAYLNTQTTTLNHERAFEELYLRLARWTHEIAVADPAPAWEVTGAQLDRCIALLGYMSGVIDLSHSYEVAAAILSLHRFAIGALVQAKSERAAARLDGLPQLFVSLAGIFAAISERAAAAPRSLSA; this is encoded by the coding sequence ATGCGTAACGCCACCGCCTATCTGAACACGCAGACCACGACGCTTAATCACGAGCGGGCCTTCGAAGAACTATATCTGCGTCTGGCGCGATGGACCCACGAGATTGCCGTGGCTGATCCCGCTCCGGCGTGGGAAGTCACGGGCGCACAGCTCGACCGCTGCATCGCCTTGCTCGGCTACATGAGCGGAGTCATCGACTTAAGCCACAGCTACGAGGTCGCCGCCGCGATTCTGAGTCTGCATCGCTTTGCGATCGGTGCGCTGGTGCAGGCCAAGAGCGAACGCGCCGCGGCGCGGCTCGACGGGCTGCCGCAGCTCTTCGTCTCGCTGGCCGGGATCTTCGCGGCGATCAGCGAGCGCGCCGCCGCCGCGCCGCGGTCACTCTCCGCCTGA